One part of the Ralstonia pickettii genome encodes these proteins:
- a CDS encoding PAS domain S-box protein, translating to MSTPLPPQNSGVRPPIMLAPSHASQDPAAKSEPSTPAAPAPISVNASEQPSDEAVHPNMPRRLWLTRLGRLWTTNWFMFIPLVAIVLFAGAMIFILYQLHATEVQQQRDALYRDAAWAEQKVRLSLQSNQDQVAALARDIGAAQLDPSAYRDAARQLLRENPELVFINWLDATRRPRWAFPSTSEFTARVRETRDHPLEPEIQSAYDAARETQRAVYSRPIQNERGESFMLMEVPIVRDNEFLGTVGAMYSVTGILTQLLPGELTDRYRFSLVDKNNVVRASTSLRPVPKAAASYEVLLDPPGHSLSLRAEAYPAPSNLPNNMLMWLVAGLSCFVIWSLWSVWRHTSRRSEAQRALLAETSFRRAMENSMVIGMRSLDLNGRITYVNPAFCRMIGWTEAELVGRMPPFPYWPPNEIGEMQKHIELTLRGKAPANGMELRMMRRDGTSFYARMYVSPLIDARGRHTGWMSSITDITEPKRAREDLAAAHDRFTTVLESLDAAVSVLSTDKAELLFANRYYRQLFGWEAFGHLQLSGNDVNTEDVSSDALDLVDAYAGLPASELTPHAADAREIYVPSMQKWFEVRRRYIQWVDGHLAQMQIATDITVRKAAEEMTRQHEERLQFTSRLTTMGEMASSLAHELNQPLAAINNYCMGAVGRLKSGRSTPEELIPVLEKTSAQAVRAGTIIQRIRGFVKRSQPQRRESDLRDIVADAVGLAELEATRRGITILTRLPGDLPPLYVDPVLIEQVLVNLLKNAAEAMAAHPRLRAASVLRLHANLINDPENSVLIEVIDQGPGVDDSTKERLFEPFFSTKSDGMGMGLNICRSIIESHLGRLWVENNADGIGCTFKIILPLNPL from the coding sequence ATGTCCACTCCCTTACCTCCGCAGAATTCCGGCGTTCGTCCGCCCATCATGCTTGCCCCCTCCCACGCTTCGCAGGACCCGGCCGCCAAGTCCGAGCCGTCAACGCCTGCGGCGCCTGCGCCCATTTCCGTGAACGCGTCCGAACAGCCGTCGGACGAGGCCGTTCACCCGAACATGCCCCGCCGCCTGTGGCTGACCCGCCTGGGCCGGCTGTGGACGACCAACTGGTTCATGTTCATCCCGCTGGTGGCAATCGTCCTGTTTGCTGGCGCGATGATTTTCATCCTGTATCAGTTGCACGCCACGGAGGTGCAGCAGCAGCGCGACGCTCTCTACCGCGATGCGGCCTGGGCCGAGCAGAAGGTTCGTCTGTCCCTGCAGAGCAACCAGGATCAGGTGGCCGCCCTGGCACGCGACATCGGTGCTGCGCAGCTTGACCCGAGCGCGTATCGCGATGCTGCCCGCCAGCTTCTGCGTGAGAACCCGGAACTGGTCTTCATCAATTGGCTGGATGCGACGCGCCGCCCGCGCTGGGCGTTCCCGTCCACTTCCGAATTCACCGCGCGCGTGCGCGAGACGCGCGACCATCCGCTCGAACCCGAAATCCAATCCGCCTACGACGCTGCCCGCGAGACGCAGCGCGCCGTCTACTCCCGCCCCATCCAGAACGAGCGCGGCGAGAGCTTCATGCTCATGGAAGTTCCGATCGTGCGCGACAACGAATTCCTGGGCACGGTGGGCGCCATGTATTCGGTCACGGGCATCCTCACGCAGCTGCTGCCGGGCGAGCTGACCGACCGGTATCGCTTCTCGCTGGTCGACAAGAACAACGTGGTCCGCGCGAGCACGTCGTTGCGGCCGGTGCCCAAGGCCGCCGCGTCGTACGAAGTGCTGCTGGACCCCCCGGGGCATTCGCTGTCGTTGCGGGCCGAGGCGTATCCGGCGCCGTCCAACCTGCCCAACAACATGCTGATGTGGCTGGTGGCCGGCCTCTCTTGCTTCGTGATCTGGAGCCTGTGGAGCGTGTGGCGGCACACCAGCCGCCGCTCCGAAGCGCAGCGCGCACTGCTGGCGGAAACGTCATTTCGCCGCGCTATGGAAAACTCCATGGTGATCGGCATGCGCTCGCTCGACCTCAACGGCCGCATCACCTACGTGAACCCCGCGTTCTGCCGCATGATCGGCTGGACCGAAGCCGAGCTGGTGGGGCGCATGCCGCCGTTCCCGTATTGGCCGCCCAACGAGATCGGCGAGATGCAGAAGCACATCGAGCTGACCCTGCGCGGCAAGGCGCCCGCCAACGGTATGGAATTGCGCATGATGCGCCGCGACGGCACGAGCTTCTATGCGCGGATGTACGTTTCGCCGCTGATCGACGCGCGCGGCCGGCACACCGGCTGGATGAGTTCCATCACGGACATCACCGAACCCAAGCGCGCCCGCGAAGACCTCGCCGCTGCGCACGACCGCTTCACCACGGTGCTGGAGAGCCTGGATGCGGCCGTGTCGGTACTCTCGACCGACAAGGCCGAACTGCTGTTCGCCAACCGCTACTACCGCCAGCTCTTCGGCTGGGAAGCGTTCGGCCATCTGCAGCTCTCCGGCAACGACGTCAACACCGAAGACGTTTCCAGCGATGCGCTCGACCTGGTGGATGCCTACGCCGGCCTGCCGGCCTCCGAACTGACGCCGCACGCCGCAGATGCACGTGAAATCTACGTGCCGTCGATGCAGAAATGGTTCGAGGTGCGCCGCCGCTACATCCAGTGGGTGGACGGACACCTTGCGCAGATGCAGATCGCCACCGACATCACGGTGCGCAAGGCCGCTGAAGAAATGACGCGCCAGCACGAAGAACGCCTGCAGTTCACCAGCCGCCTGACGACGATGGGCGAGATGGCCTCGTCGCTGGCCCACGAGCTGAACCAACCGCTGGCGGCCATCAACAACTACTGCATGGGTGCGGTGGGCCGCCTGAAATCGGGGCGCAGCACGCCGGAAGAGCTGATCCCTGTGCTGGAAAAGACCTCCGCCCAGGCAGTACGTGCCGGCACCATCATCCAGCGCATCCGCGGTTTCGTGAAGCGCAGCCAGCCGCAGCGGCGCGAGTCAGACCTGCGCGATATCGTGGCGGACGCGGTGGGCCTGGCCGAACTGGAAGCCACCCGGCGCGGCATCACCATCCTCACGCGCCTGCCGGGCGATCTGCCGCCCTTGTATGTCGATCCGGTGCTGATCGAGCAGGTGCTCGTCAACTTGCTCAAGAATGCCGCCGAAGCCATGGCCGCCCACCCGCGCCTGCGCGCTGCCAGCGTCCTGCGGCTGCACGCCAACCTGATCAACGATCCGGAAAATTCCGTGCTGATCGAGGTGATCGACCAGGGCCCGGGCGTGGACGACAGCACCAAGGAGCGGCTGTTCGAGCCGTTCTTCAGTACAAAATCCGACGGCATGGGTATGGGGCTGAACATCTGCCGCTCCATCATAGAATCCCACCTCGGCAGGCTCTGGGTAGAAAACAACGCCGATGGCATCGGCTGTACGTTTAAAATCATCCTGCCGCTGAATCCGCTGTAA
- a CDS encoding response regulator transcription factor: MSTTPAAVAPRNETVFVVDDDEAMRDSLTWLLEGNGYTVRTYRSAEEFLVDDKRGEGVGCLILDVRMQGMSGPELQDRLLAENNRMPIVFVTGHGDVPLAVSTMKKGAVDFIEKPFDESELRELVERMLSKARSEDSVAREQKAAKDLLSRLTTREQQVLERIVAGRLNKQIADDLGISIKTVEAHRANIMEKLNVNTVADLLRLALSRNA; the protein is encoded by the coding sequence ATGAGCACAACGCCCGCCGCAGTTGCGCCGCGCAACGAAACCGTGTTCGTCGTCGACGACGATGAAGCCATGCGTGACTCGTTGACGTGGCTGCTCGAAGGCAACGGCTACACCGTCCGCACCTACCGCAGCGCAGAAGAATTCCTGGTCGACGACAAGCGCGGCGAAGGTGTCGGCTGCCTGATCCTCGACGTGCGCATGCAAGGCATGAGCGGCCCCGAGCTGCAAGATCGCCTGTTGGCAGAGAACAACCGCATGCCGATCGTCTTCGTCACGGGCCACGGCGACGTGCCGTTGGCCGTGTCGACCATGAAGAAAGGCGCGGTCGACTTCATTGAAAAGCCGTTCGACGAATCCGAACTGCGCGAGCTGGTGGAACGCATGCTCAGCAAGGCGCGCAGCGAAGACTCGGTCGCCCGCGAGCAAAAGGCCGCCAAGGACCTGCTCAGCCGCCTGACCACACGCGAGCAGCAGGTGCTGGAGCGCATCGTCGCCGGGCGTCTGAACAAGCAGATTGCCGACGATCTGGGCATTTCCATCAAGACGGTGGAAGCACACCGTGCCAACATCATGGAAAAGCTCAACGTGAATACGGTGGCAGACTTGTTGCGCCTCGCCCTGTCTCGCAACGCCTGA
- the folD gene encoding bifunctional methylenetetrahydrofolate dehydrogenase/methenyltetrahydrofolate cyclohydrolase FolD translates to MTAQLIDGNALAKQLRAEAAQRAAALTARGHQPGLAVILVGEDPASQVYVRNKIKACEDNGFLSSFDRYPADLSEADLLGRIDALNRDPRIHGILVQLPLPKHIDSHKVLEAIAPEKDVDGFHVANAGALMTGAPLFRPCTPYGCMKMLESINYPVRGANAVVVGASNIVGKPMAMLLLQAGATITICNSKTRDLAAHTREADIIVAAVGRRNIITADMVKPGAVVIDVGMNRDDAGKLCGDVDFAGVKEVAGYITPVPGGVGPMTITMLLINTLEAAERAAEGAALAA, encoded by the coding sequence ATGACCGCCCAACTCATTGACGGCAACGCGCTTGCCAAACAACTCCGCGCCGAGGCCGCACAACGCGCAGCGGCCCTGACCGCGCGCGGCCACCAGCCTGGCCTCGCCGTCATCCTCGTCGGCGAAGATCCGGCCAGCCAGGTGTATGTGCGCAACAAGATCAAGGCGTGCGAAGACAACGGCTTTCTGTCCAGCTTCGACCGCTACCCGGCTGACTTGTCCGAAGCCGACCTGCTCGGCCGCATCGACGCGCTGAACCGCGACCCGCGCATCCACGGCATCCTGGTCCAGCTGCCGCTGCCCAAGCACATCGACAGCCACAAGGTGCTCGAAGCCATCGCGCCCGAGAAAGACGTGGATGGTTTCCACGTGGCCAATGCCGGCGCGCTGATGACGGGCGCCCCGCTGTTCCGCCCGTGCACGCCGTACGGCTGCATGAAGATGCTGGAATCGATCAACTACCCGGTGCGCGGCGCCAATGCGGTGGTGGTCGGCGCCTCGAACATCGTCGGCAAGCCGATGGCGATGCTGCTGCTGCAAGCCGGCGCCACCATCACGATCTGCAACAGCAAGACGCGCGATCTGGCCGCGCACACGCGTGAGGCCGACATCATCGTGGCCGCCGTGGGCCGCCGCAACATCATCACCGCCGACATGGTCAAGCCGGGCGCCGTCGTCATCGATGTCGGCATGAACCGCGACGATGCCGGCAAGCTGTGCGGCGACGTCGACTTTGCCGGCGTCAAGGAAGTCGCCGGCTACATCACGCCTGTTCCGGGCGGTGTCGGTCCGATGACGATCACCATGCTGCTGATCAACACCCTGGAAGCCGCCGAGCGCGCTGCTGAAGGAGCCGCGCTGGCGGCGTAA
- a CDS encoding M3 family metallopeptidase: MTDISPKVATPANNPLLDFSGLPRFADIRPEHITPAVDVLLERAASAVAQVKDPATPVSWNTVVTALEDATEPLGRAWGIVSHLSAVADTPELREAHAANLPRVTEFWSGLGQDLELFEKYKAIADSAEYATLSPARKKLLENELRGFRLGGAELPEDQKPRFAAIQEQQAQLTKAFSDHVLDATNAYALVIDDEARLAGLPDDAKQAAQEAARRDNPDATGWKFSLHFPSYFPVLQYADDRALRRTLYEANVTRASELGAQYGGGKAEWDNTANMAEQLTLRTEEAHMLGYRNFGEVSLVPKMADSPEDVLRFLEELADRARPFAEKDWEELQAFAKTTLGIDKLEPWDMAYASEKLREARYAFSEQEVKQYFPEPAVLDGLFNVVQTLFSVKILPEAAEVWHPDVRFFRVESAQGELLAQFYIDLYAREGKRGGAWMDDARGRKLLGDAGVQTPVAYLTCNFSGPVGNKPALFTHDEVITLFHEFGHGLHHMLTQVDELGVSGINGVEWDAVELPSQFMENFCWEWEVLSRMTRHVNSGEPLPRKLYDSMLAAKNFQNGMATLRQIVFSTFDMHLHTDFDPKGAMSVLELSRQINNRFHVVPQAELSRWPNTFSHIFAGGYAAGYYSYKWAEVLSADAYAAFEEASKLGGSVLDAETGARYRREVLAVGGSRPAIESFTAFRGRAPSIDALLRHGGMMAEAA; the protein is encoded by the coding sequence ATGACCGACATTTCGCCCAAGGTTGCCACTCCGGCCAACAATCCGCTGCTCGATTTTTCTGGTCTGCCGCGCTTTGCGGACATCCGCCCGGAACACATCACGCCGGCCGTCGACGTGCTGCTCGAGCGTGCCGCATCCGCGGTGGCGCAGGTCAAGGACCCGGCCACGCCCGTGAGCTGGAACACCGTCGTCACCGCACTCGAAGACGCCACCGAACCGCTGGGCCGCGCCTGGGGCATCGTCAGCCACCTGAGCGCCGTCGCCGACACGCCCGAGCTGCGCGAAGCGCATGCCGCCAATCTGCCCCGCGTGACCGAATTCTGGTCGGGCCTCGGTCAGGATCTGGAACTATTCGAAAAGTACAAGGCGATTGCCGACAGCGCGGAATACGCCACGCTGTCGCCCGCGCGCAAGAAGCTGCTTGAGAACGAACTGCGCGGTTTCCGCCTGGGCGGTGCAGAACTGCCCGAAGACCAGAAGCCGCGCTTTGCCGCCATCCAAGAGCAGCAGGCGCAACTGACCAAGGCCTTCAGCGACCACGTCCTGGATGCGACCAACGCCTACGCACTCGTCATCGACGACGAAGCGCGCCTCGCCGGCCTGCCCGACGACGCCAAGCAGGCTGCGCAGGAAGCTGCACGCCGCGACAACCCTGATGCGACGGGCTGGAAGTTCTCGCTGCACTTCCCGTCGTATTTCCCGGTGCTGCAATACGCGGATGACCGCGCGCTGCGCCGCACGCTGTACGAAGCCAACGTCACGCGTGCGTCCGAACTGGGCGCGCAGTACGGCGGCGGCAAGGCCGAGTGGGACAACACCGCCAACATGGCCGAGCAGCTCACGCTGCGCACCGAAGAAGCGCACATGCTGGGCTATCGCAATTTCGGCGAAGTGTCGCTGGTGCCGAAGATGGCCGACTCGCCCGAAGACGTGCTGCGCTTCCTGGAGGAGCTGGCTGACCGCGCCCGTCCGTTCGCCGAGAAGGACTGGGAAGAGTTGCAGGCGTTCGCCAAGACCACGCTCGGCATCGACAAACTCGAACCGTGGGACATGGCCTACGCGTCGGAAAAGCTGCGCGAAGCGCGCTACGCGTTTTCCGAGCAGGAGGTGAAGCAGTACTTCCCGGAACCTGCCGTGCTGGATGGCTTGTTCAACGTCGTGCAGACGCTGTTCTCGGTGAAGATCCTGCCGGAGGCGGCCGAGGTATGGCACCCGGACGTCCGCTTCTTCCGCGTCGAATCTGCCCAGGGCGAATTGCTCGCACAGTTCTACATCGACCTGTATGCGCGCGAAGGGAAGCGTGGCGGCGCATGGATGGACGATGCACGCGGCCGCAAGTTGCTCGGCGATGCGGGTGTGCAAACCCCCGTGGCTTACCTCACCTGCAACTTCTCCGGCCCGGTCGGCAACAAGCCCGCGCTGTTCACCCACGACGAGGTCATCACGCTCTTCCACGAGTTCGGCCACGGCCTGCACCACATGCTCACGCAGGTGGATGAGCTGGGCGTATCGGGCATCAACGGCGTTGAATGGGATGCGGTGGAGCTGCCGTCGCAGTTCATGGAGAACTTCTGCTGGGAATGGGAAGTGCTGTCGCGCATGACCCGCCATGTGAATTCCGGCGAACCGCTGCCGCGCAAGCTGTACGACAGCATGCTGGCCGCGAAGAACTTCCAGAACGGTATGGCGACGCTGCGCCAGATCGTGTTCTCGACGTTCGACATGCACCTGCACACGGACTTCGACCCGAAGGGCGCGATGTCGGTGCTGGAGCTGTCGCGCCAGATCAATAATCGCTTCCACGTGGTACCGCAGGCCGAGTTGTCGCGCTGGCCGAACACGTTCAGCCACATCTTTGCAGGCGGCTATGCGGCGGGCTACTACAGCTACAAGTGGGCCGAGGTACTGTCCGCCGATGCCTATGCGGCGTTTGAAGAGGCCAGTAAGCTGGGCGGCTCGGTGCTCGACGCGGAAACCGGCGCACGCTATCGCCGAGAGGTGCTGGCCGTTGGTGGCAGCCGCCCGGCCATCGAATCGTTCACGGCGTT